The Terriglobus tenax genome contains a region encoding:
- a CDS encoding M28 family peptidase, which translates to MKQALALSLLAGTLVAQTSAPKPLPPAVEAAEKAVSADSIRAFDQYLSDDLLEGRYPGQRGGELAAKFIATQFASYGLRPGGDNGTYFQQVDFTSVKSDAAKTSFTLVPKSGAALPLKFAEDYVVFNSKLEPEATVNAPIVWVGYGVTAPEYKWDDYAGVDVKGKVILCIVNDPPSDDPKFFGGKGMTYYGRWTYKFEQAAKMGAVGALIIHRTDLASYGWDVVKNSNTAEKTFLSQDKDPKLSAASWIQLDIAKKLFDASDTTLDKEFAAAAKPGFKGRELPVSLKATVVSSVRHFQSPNVIGILPGVLRSARDQAVVYSGHYDHLGVKADAKPGEDAIFNGAADNGTGTAMLLEMARAITSSKVMPPHSMVFAAVTAEEQGLLGSLYLAQHPPIPLGQINLNLNFDEILPIGIGNELHAGGIQRTSFYPTMEAVAKKFGYTIPAPRPDTSGGYYRSDHFSFAHAGIPAFSIGQGGTFKGHDAAWGRKQGELFNTNDYHNVSDNFRPEWDFSGLANLCRLGIEAGFLSVAEPPITWNAGDEFEAARKETQK; encoded by the coding sequence ATGAAGCAAGCGCTCGCCCTCTCTCTCCTCGCCGGAACCCTGGTCGCGCAGACCTCTGCGCCAAAACCGTTGCCGCCTGCTGTGGAGGCTGCCGAAAAGGCCGTCTCCGCTGATTCGATCCGCGCCTTCGACCAGTACCTGTCGGACGACCTGCTGGAGGGCCGCTATCCCGGCCAGCGCGGCGGCGAGTTGGCCGCAAAGTTTATCGCCACGCAGTTTGCCAGCTACGGCCTGCGGCCCGGCGGCGACAACGGCACGTATTTCCAGCAGGTGGACTTCACCAGTGTGAAGTCGGACGCCGCGAAGACCAGCTTTACGCTGGTTCCGAAGTCGGGAGCGGCGCTGCCGCTGAAGTTTGCCGAGGACTACGTCGTCTTCAACTCGAAGCTTGAGCCGGAAGCCACCGTCAACGCTCCCATTGTCTGGGTTGGATATGGCGTTACCGCTCCCGAGTACAAGTGGGATGACTATGCGGGCGTCGACGTGAAGGGCAAGGTCATTCTCTGCATCGTCAACGACCCGCCATCGGACGACCCAAAATTCTTCGGCGGCAAGGGGATGACCTACTACGGCCGCTGGACCTACAAGTTTGAGCAGGCCGCCAAGATGGGCGCCGTCGGCGCACTGATCATCCACCGTACCGATCTGGCCAGCTACGGCTGGGACGTCGTCAAGAACTCGAACACCGCAGAGAAGACCTTCCTCTCGCAGGACAAGGACCCCAAGCTCTCGGCGGCTTCATGGATACAGCTCGACATTGCGAAGAAGCTTTTTGACGCCAGCGACACCACGCTGGACAAGGAGTTTGCCGCCGCTGCCAAGCCCGGCTTCAAGGGCCGTGAGCTTCCGGTCTCGCTCAAGGCAACAGTGGTCAGCTCCGTGCGCCACTTCCAGTCGCCGAATGTCATCGGCATTCTTCCCGGCGTTCTGCGTTCCGCACGTGACCAGGCGGTCGTCTACTCCGGCCACTACGATCATCTTGGCGTAAAGGCAGATGCGAAGCCCGGCGAAGACGCCATCTTCAACGGAGCCGCCGACAATGGCACGGGCACAGCCATGCTGCTGGAGATGGCCCGCGCCATCACGTCCTCGAAGGTGATGCCCCCGCACTCCATGGTCTTTGCTGCGGTCACGGCGGAGGAGCAGGGCCTGCTCGGCTCGCTCTACCTGGCGCAGCATCCGCCCATCCCCCTGGGCCAGATCAACCTGAACCTGAACTTCGACGAGATTCTGCCCATCGGCATCGGCAACGAACTGCACGCGGGCGGCATCCAGCGCACCAGCTTCTATCCAACGATGGAGGCGGTGGCAAAGAAGTTCGGCTACACCATTCCTGCGCCTCGTCCGGACACCAGCGGCGGCTACTACCGCTCTGACCATTTCTCGTTCGCGCATGCGGGCATTCCGGCCTTCTCCATCGGCCAGGGCGGAACCTTCAAGGGTCACGATGCCGCGTGGGGCCGCAAGCAGGGTGAGCTGTTCAACACGAACGACTACCACAACGTAAGCGACAACTTCCGCCCTGAGTGGGACTTCAGCGGCTTGGCGAACCTGTGCCGTCTGGGGATTGAAGCTGGCTTTCTGTCGGTGGCCGAACCGCCGATTACATGGAACGCAGGCGATGAGTTTGAGGCCGCTCGGAAAGAGACGCAAAAGTAG
- a CDS encoding RNA polymerase sigma-70 factor translates to MQTVSTESLDAFEAARPRLFGIAYRMLGSAAEAEDVVQDAWLRWQGTNHEEIREPVAFLTTTVTRLAINALQSARVQRETYIGPWLPEPVDTSADPYLGAERGEALEMAVLLLLEKLPAAERAAYVLREAFDYDYHQIAALLETTEANCRQMVTRAKKHLATERRATVSRQQQERLLDLFLAAAQTGDTAALEKLFTADIVSLADGGGVVTAARVPVLGRERVAQVVAFFGQRFGPEMRTTRMELNGEPALVLVQGTEPFAIIHMEATDEGVHRMLWVMNPAKLKNIAALSQI, encoded by the coding sequence ATGCAGACTGTCTCCACAGAAAGCCTGGACGCATTTGAAGCGGCACGGCCCCGGCTGTTCGGTATTGCCTACCGCATGCTCGGTTCCGCCGCCGAGGCTGAAGATGTGGTGCAGGACGCATGGCTGCGCTGGCAAGGAACCAATCACGAGGAGATCCGCGAGCCGGTGGCATTTTTGACCACGACGGTCACACGGCTGGCCATCAACGCCCTGCAAAGCGCCCGCGTGCAGCGGGAGACCTACATTGGCCCATGGTTGCCGGAACCGGTCGATACCAGCGCCGATCCTTACCTTGGCGCGGAACGCGGCGAGGCGCTGGAGATGGCCGTTCTTCTGCTGCTGGAGAAACTGCCCGCCGCCGAACGCGCCGCCTATGTGCTGCGTGAGGCCTTTGACTACGATTACCACCAGATTGCCGCACTGCTGGAGACTACAGAAGCTAACTGCCGCCAGATGGTGACGCGCGCAAAGAAACATCTGGCCACGGAACGCCGTGCCACCGTCTCACGCCAGCAGCAGGAGCGGCTGCTCGACCTGTTTCTGGCAGCGGCACAGACGGGCGATACCGCCGCACTCGAAAAGCTGTTTACAGCGGATATCGTCTCCCTGGCCGATGGCGGCGGTGTGGTCACAGCAGCGCGCGTACCTGTCCTCGGCCGCGAGCGCGTGGCGCAGGTTGTTGCCTTCTTCGGCCAGCGCTTCGGTCCGGAGATGCGCACAACCCGCATGGAACTGAACGGCGAACCCGCCCTCGTTCTGGTGCAGGGTACGGAGCCGTTCGCCATCATCCACATGGAAGCCACCGACGAAGGCGTCCATCGCATGCTGTGGGTCATGAATCCCGCCAAGCTGAAAAATATCGCCGCGCTGTCACAGATCTGA
- a CDS encoding SDR family oxidoreductase, whose protein sequence is MKIVVIGGTGLIGKKLVKLLEQAGHTAVAASPSSGVNAYTGEGLADVLRGAEVVVELTNPTSFDPAVVMDFFTKSAANLIPAEKAAGVKHHVVLSVVGAERQAGSGYMPGKVAQEEAVKASGIPYTIVRATQFFEFLGSIADFSTKDGFVTVSSVKMQPMAADDVAAAVAKATLGIPLHATVDVAGPEKAGIDALVRRVLAAKKDPRVVVTDDSVGYFGATVDDHSLVPIGETWLGEIRLEDWLKG, encoded by the coding sequence ATGAAGATCGTAGTCATTGGCGGAACGGGATTAATCGGAAAGAAGCTGGTAAAGCTTCTGGAGCAGGCTGGACACACGGCAGTCGCCGCATCGCCCAGCTCAGGCGTGAATGCCTATACCGGTGAGGGGCTCGCGGATGTGTTGCGCGGCGCGGAGGTTGTGGTGGAGCTGACCAATCCCACATCGTTCGACCCGGCCGTGGTGATGGACTTCTTCACGAAGAGCGCGGCCAACCTGATTCCGGCGGAGAAGGCGGCAGGAGTGAAGCATCATGTTGTGTTGTCCGTTGTAGGAGCGGAGAGGCAGGCCGGCAGTGGCTACATGCCCGGGAAGGTTGCGCAGGAAGAGGCCGTGAAGGCCAGCGGCATTCCCTACACCATTGTGCGGGCGACGCAGTTCTTTGAGTTCCTGGGAAGCATTGCGGACTTTTCGACGAAGGATGGATTCGTGACGGTCTCTTCCGTAAAGATGCAGCCGATGGCTGCGGATGATGTAGCTGCTGCGGTAGCGAAGGCTACGTTGGGCATTCCGTTGCATGCGACGGTGGATGTTGCCGGGCCGGAGAAGGCGGGGATTGATGCGCTGGTGCGCCGGGTGCTCGCCGCGAAGAAAGACCCGCGGGTAGTGGTGACGGATGATTCCGTTGGTTACTTCGGAGCGACGGTCGATGACCATTCGCTGGTGCCCATCGGTGAGACGTGGCTGGGTGAGATACGGTTGGAGGATTGGTTGAAGGGGTAA